One region of Kazachstania africana CBS 2517 chromosome 3, complete genome genomic DNA includes:
- the ROG3 gene encoding Rog3p (similar to Saccharomyces cerevisiae ROG3 (YFR022W) and ROD1 (YOR018W); ancestral locus Anc_1.358) has protein sequence MFSNHTKQSYKPLLFELRIHGTDNDVILIKGSSEAAPSVLLSGTIMLSIAEPIQIKNLYLKLLGRMKINLPIDEELSINTNGSKQIMLDKYFYQYTWDDFTIENYLNGLYDNYDNNNSISGNKLGKAKSTTSLITLKSGKSPKRKYHTLLKGNYEFPFSAILPGNMFESVEISDNASITYYLEAIIERSKGASDLYCRKYIRFLRTLAPDSVELSETVNVTDRWPNKVEYSISTSSKAAALGSTVPINIMLVPLLKGLSLHKVRIKLLETLQFEYQGMKSKQERIITKLKLVDPELELTRLVDDQKFQEKWEVTIPFEIPSSLSEGTPDCDIPHRIRVQHKIKISIYLRNEDRHISELRASLNVVLFVSPFVVLRAKNLDKLTPSQRLLSGHTTYTDNKKKSHDGEEDEVIFIKTSSQVGLANVMNNSVSSGAVTRLMTPPDYEKHIFDRIWTVAEDAAVISRTPSPAPFSDKNTPNTNIVGVRSRRAATFSSAYKSVSEANSDIGVRRKQLEIKDLKAPVGISSSNGIISTSPRYRKTSSFTNKNLLTVPGLNTIPTYESAVASINIDEVLPPIYCFDEDETPDDETLEIPRYNTPTSFGSENESIQTPPFALNRAFSHNSLAVAELSKEDSPARTHSQLKIHLTDQALKNIRPHPSDARRKRSSSNVMASVFPFRRSPK, from the coding sequence ATGTTCTCCAATCATACGAAACAGAGTTACAAGCCACTATTGTTCGAGCTTAGAATTCATGGAACTGATAATGATgttattttgataaaggGGTCTTCTGAAGCTGCACCTTCCGTACTACTTTCTGGAACAATTATGCTTTCAATAGCAGAACctattcaaataaaaaatttgtatttgaAACTGCTAGGTAGGATGAAGATCAATTTACCAATAGATGAAGAACTATCGATCAATACAAATGGTAGTAAACAAATTATGTtagataaatatttttatcaatataCATGGGATGACTTCACTATTGAGAATTATTTAAACGGATTATATGACAATTATGATAATAACAATTCTATTAGTGGTAACAAACTAGGAAAGGCTAAATCTACAACCTCTTTAATAACCTTAAAATCTGGTAAATCTCCTAAACGAAAATATCACACCCTTCTCAAAGGCAATTACGAATTTCCATTCAGCGCAATTCTACCAGGAAATATGTTTGAAAGTGTTGAAATCAGTGATAATGCTTCTATCACGTACTATCTAGAAGCTATAATAGAACGAAGTAAGGGAGCATCAGATTTATATTGtagaaaatatatcagATTTTTACGTACTCTTGCTCCTGATTCTGTCGAGCTATCTGAAACTGTAAATGTCACAGACCGCTGGCCCAACAAAGTTGAATACTCCATCTCTACTTCATCTAAAGCAGCTGCATTAGGGTCCACTGTTCCCATTAATATCATGCTTGTGCCTCTTTTGAAGGGGCTGAGTTTACATAAGGTAAGGATAAAGCTACTAGAAACCTTACAATTCGAGTATCAGGGCATGAAGTCTAAGCAGGAAAGAATTATCACAAAGTTAAAATTAGTAGATCCAGAATTGGAACTAACAAGACTAGTTGATGATCAGAAattccaagaaaaatggGAGGTTACGATTCCCTTTGAAATACCATCCAGCTTGTCTGAGGGTACCCCAGATTGTGATATCCCACACCGTATAAGGGTGCAAcacaaaatcaaaatttcaatatatttaagaaatgaagataGACATATCTCTGAGCTGAGAGCTTCACTAAATGTGGTCTTATTCGTATCACCATTTGTGGTATTGAGAGCCAAAAATTTGGACAAACTAACGCCATCGCAGAGATTACTGAGCGGACACACTACATACACAgataataagaagaaaagtcacgatggtgaagaagatgaagtcatttttataaagaCGTCGTCGCAAGTTGGACTGGCCAATGTAATGAATAATTCAGTCTCTTCTGGAGCAGTAACTAGGTTGATGACTCCGCCAGATTATGAAAAACATATTTTTGACCGTATTTGGACCGTAGCTGAAGATGCTGCGGTGATATCTCGTACGCCATCTCCAGCACCATTTTCTGACAAGAATACACCAAATACTAATATTGTGGGAGTGAGAAGCAGAAGGGCGGCAACCTTCAGCAGTGCTTACAAATCAGTCAGTGAAGCAAATTCTGACATTGGAGTTCGCCGTAAACaacttgaaattaaagatttgaaagCTCCTGTAGGCATTTCTAGTTCAAATGGTATAATCAGTACCTCTCCGAGATACCGCAAAACTTCATCTTTCACTAATAAAAACCTTTTAACTGTCCCTGGATTGAATACCATACCGACATATGAGAGTGCAGTTGCTTCTattaatattgatgaagttCTACCACCTATATATTGctttgatgaagacgaGACGCCTGATGATGAGACATTAGAAATACCCCGTTATAATACGCCGACCTCTTTTGGCAGCGAAAATGAATCCATCCAAACTCCTCCATTTGCTTTAAATAGAGCATTCTCTCATAATTCTCTAGCGGTCGCAGAGTTAAGTAAAGAAGATAGCCCTGCTCGCACACATTCGCAACTCAAAATACATCTTACTGATCAGGCGCTAAAGAATATTCGCCCGCACCCATCTGATGCCAGGAGAAAACGAAGTTCATCTAATGTGATGGCTTCTGTTTTCCCTTTTAGAAGGTCACCAAAATAA